The DNA window TCACCCCCACCCCCAACCCCCCCTCCACCCACCGCTGGAGAAGAAATCAAATCGGCACACACGAACCACGAACATGAGCATGAGGGAAGAGatgaaggagaaaaacaaaaaaagcttgaaaacAGAGCTTCTCCTACGGAGGCTACCGGGGGGAGGGGTGGCTACCCCATGTCTTCAGATGCTAGCGCGCGCGCTAACAAACAAGATCGACTAGGCGGATAGATAAAAGTCCGTTCCGTGATCGCGAGTTCATgaggcggttttttttttcaatgttttgccCATAATACTGGCCCCCGGGTTTGGTGGGTTGCCTACAAAATTCTCGCCTCCTAGAGGCGCTAGATtctaaaaaacaaacccctccGGGAGAAGTCGCGGAGTCGTTTTGCTCACCACCTGGCGCAAGGAGTGGTCGCTCTCATGGTCATGCTGGCGTCCGACGCCGTGTACCATCCTTTGAAGAGGGTCGCGAACGGTTGATCTTATTGCCCCGAGGCGGGTGGCGTGTGAACAGCTTCCACTCCGGAAGCATACTGCGCAGCTCAATGGATGTTGAGGTTTTCCCACtccgttgctgttgttttagtttgtttgGTGCGAACTAACCAAACAATCCCAATGTACTGGGATGCACGATAATGCGCATTTGACAGATGTCCTCCGAGAGATAGTCATCAAAACTCAAGTATTTCTATTGCTATATTGAAGATATTCGGCTATTGAAAGATCTCTCCAAAAAGTACAATATAAAAGCATTTATTATAAACGAACGAAAGGAGCATGCTTTCCCAAAAAggtgtttattgattttgtacTTGCTTTACTATTTTAGTGTCATTACTGATTCTGTATCTTCCTGACAAAACTACAAACAGGTTCTTCTTAAAGCAAGTTGTACGGAACAATGGCACCGATTGGCACCACACCAGGCGCGCACTGAAATATTCAGTtcggctgtttttttttaaattactccCAACAACCCTTTTGCTGCTATTCCCTATACCCTATACCCTTTCCTCCTGGTGACGAATATTGGGTGAGAAGAAATGGGTAAACCGGAGATAAATAATTCTCGAAGGACACGGACGAATTCCGACCCGTCAAGCAAATATGTGGTGGGTTGAAGGACACACGGTTTGTGTTGTATCGATCGATGGCAATCCCGGGgaggttttttgtgtgcgatAAGAACGATTGTATGGAGataagcagaaaacaaaacgctccAACATGGGATGTACTGTACGGAGGAGGCTTCCAGACGAGGATGCAGGATGTACATGTCAACTGAAGTACTGCTGAGAAGAGCTTCCCAAAAGCACCCCAGACCATGTTTAAAAGGCTCTAATTGTATAAGTACCTTTCATGGGTGGGGGGAGGTGGGTTTAAATTCTTTCACCCGAGCCTGTTGTCGTAGGTTTTGTAACGAAACTAATCAAACACTAGCAATCTTGGTATGCGATCGGGGCGAGATAATGTGCATGTTACACTGCTCTTCCTGGTCAGAGCACCGTATAGGGCAAGGAACCCACACATCCATTGCCAACTATTCGTGATGTGGAAGatagaagcagaaaaaaattctcctCCCGCAAATCCCAAGCCCAAGAAACAACCAAAATCCAAacttttgagaaaaaaaagagggagaTCATCGCCATCGGCATCGGAACGCATCGCATCGCCGGCGGGGGGCGGCCTTAGGTTTCTCGCGTGGTGCATGGTACCGGCGCGCACTCGTACGTTCGTTTGCCCCGCACAAAGTAGGCGCTGACAGGAGCGAAGGTATAAAACCGGACCGCAATGCCAGCTCCTGCTCATTGCTTATTCGGAAGCTGAATCGAACGGTAGTGTAGAGCTTGAAAAGTACTTGGAacgctgtttttctttttacaacGTTCGTTACAGCTGTAAACCGGTGCCGAATTCGTATACGATCTAAACTACACGCAGAGAGTAGACAAGTTTTTCCACTAGCCCACTAAACGTAAGTAtggcttgttttgtttttttttgtttcgtttcgaccctacacacacaaaagtggGAGTTTGTGCAGCTCGGTAGAGATTGCTTTCTACCGGACCCGTAAGAATTTGAGCGGTTTTGATTAGTGCAAAACTCGTAACTCTATGTGAATCCGAAAATAATGATACCCTGAGCTACTGCGTGTCGTCCAACAACACTCCACAAGAATAATGCCAACCATTTCTATCAACCTTGttacacgtgcagcgcgataTTTTTGTGCttatatatatgtgtgtgtgtgtgtgtctgtgtgtagaAATTTTTTAGTGAATATCAAATGAAAAGTGTAAAAGTGTCTTTTCAACTAATCAGATATAAGGAGATACATACAATCCAAAGTGATGTCTAAAATATGAACGCTAAGCATGGAGTATCATGTTACACAGAGACTGTTAGTTGATAGATACTTGTAACTATCTTTAAGAGAATacaaaaattccaacaaaaaaatgctaatttctggatgtttttctttatatgCCCACATCTACTTTCCCGCTGGTCGCTTTTACAGGTTCTGTGTTCGAAATGAAGCTATTACCAGTACTGCTGTTGACGCTCGGCGTTACCTTCTGTTGGGCTAAACCTGCCCCACAAGAGGTATCAGAGATGGCAGTGGATATGAATACCGCCGAAAAGCTGGAAACCGTGTCGACCCAAAACGAGGCAGAAACTACTACGGTTAGTGCTTCAACCACTACTACCACTGTGCAGTCGATGTCATCGCAACCGGTAACGTCCGTGGAGACGACGTCTGCAACAGCTGCCGCATCTGTGGATGAAGCCGTCACGAGTGAACCGATGCAAACTACTGCAGTGGTAGATGCTAGTCCCGAATCTTCCACCACTAGTGAGACGGTGGCAGAATCTTCCACCGCTAGTCAGGTGGTAGCGGAATCTTCTGCTGCTAGCCAAGATGTGATGGAGTCTTCTACTAGCACCCAACCAGCCTCAACATCAACGACCGTTGCTACCGATTCGGTCAGTGTACAGACAGCGGCGAGTGAGGAACCTGCCAGCAGCAGTGGAGCCGCCGCTGCTGCTCAGG is part of the Anopheles funestus chromosome X, idAnoFuneDA-416_04, whole genome shotgun sequence genome and encodes:
- the LOC125766837 gene encoding mucin-21-like, with the protein product MKLLPVLLLTLGVTFCWAKPAPQEVSEMAVDMNTAEKLETVSTQNEAETTTVSASTTTTTVQSMSSQPVTSVETTSATAAASVDEAVTSEPMQTTAVVDASPESSTTSETVAESSTASQVVAESSAASQDVMESSTSTQPASTSTTVATDSVSVQTAASEEPASSSGAAAAAQESSTGTAMETSDTNTEQTAVSGAAAEGEQVTTVSNTDTTQAPSVETSDATSVVQTSAGDATVSAASTTAAEVSDTTTTSASTSTTSTAASVTTAEPVSTTSAAPVSAEVTTTTTTTTTTTTTTAASTEVDASNDSSSGSTESA